The following DNA comes from Mya arenaria isolate MELC-2E11 chromosome 11, ASM2691426v1.
CTACTGACCAGTCACTACCGGATGACCACTGTATGTATACTGTATAAACAGAAGGATAAGCCCATTAAACAAATCTGAACATTCCAGGTGTCAGGCTTTCATGAGAGTTGTCTGGAACTCATCATATATCAGAGATAAAGATGGAGGGATACTTTGGACAAGAAGTATcctcaaaatgaaaaaaataaacttattaaagCGTTATCAAATAACAGCTCACttgatatttaaaacttaaattgattACATTTGTGGTCATGTTGTTTGAACTTAAATGAAGATTGCTTTTTCGCCTCAACTGATTGTTTGCATggtttttaagaaatgttatattttctcACAGTACCGGTAATTTAAAAAAGGACAGCCCTGCAAAATGGAAACATGTGGGTTATGATCATTCTTAGTTCTTGAGGGAGTAGCCCCCTCCCCCCTTTTTTACCAAATACTCCATTATCAGCCCAATTATTGTATCTATGATTGTATGTCATTATTTTAGTCTTGGTTTGtcaaaagatacatgtatttatatatttcacatCACATGTTGCAGTTGCTGTGAAGTTGGATGTGTTTATCAGCTCAGAAGCCGCCCTGTATGAGCTATGTAAGGCGCTCAAGGTGTCTGGATTCCGAGAGAGCACCCTGCGGCTCATTGTCAACAAGCTGGACGCCACATGCCTTGGTTCTGGCAAGATCGACATTCTCCTGGAACAAATCAACCCAGAGGTAAATCACACAATAAATAATGTACAGCCTTATTTAGAGCTATACTCCAAAAGTTTGATTATGTGGTACTGGCTTAAAAAGTATATGCAGTCAGTCTGGAGGAATTCCTAACTCATTGTATTTTTCACCCTTTTGGGGGTAGTGCCAGGCCTTTCTGATTGGaaaaaaagtgtcattttttgTGAGAAATTAACGAGAAtgctttagaaataaataaaaaaagacaataGAGTGAGATAAATGTTTCTGTGAGTTTACaaaaaatttcataaaaatggttTGGGGATCCaattttttaattaagaaatataaaaatattgttattttttcgaaacataaaattatgaattatgCTTTAATATTGGATTCGGCCCCAAATTGGTCTGAAAAAACACACTGCAAATGAACCATACATTATATAACCACTTTGAGCTTCCTGACTAACCAAAATTGTATGCCCACACGTGTATACACTTGAGCTGTAGACATTAGGTCCAAGATTTGACACCAAATGTCACAAGTTTAGAAAAGTATGCAACCAGTCTGGGAATCAAACCAGGAACTTCCTGCTTGGAAGTCATGTGCTCTAAAACAAATGAGCTCATTGGTCCGTATTACTCGCAAACACTCTTGACAGGTGGAGCTCACTATCATGATGCATGTATTGAAGTCGTATCGAGTCAATAACtgaaaaattatattgtaatttgtatattttaatttgttataagCTGTAACATGAATAATCAGCTACCTTTATAGGTTATATAAAGACATTTGCATTCAAGTACCAGACTACATTTATTTTACGAgtgcaaaatttaaaattagagatttgtatataaattattattattttatgccCATTGTGGTAAAAATGTCAGCAGAATGATAAGTAAACAAAATTTGTTAGTATAAACACAAAATTTCCATTCCACTTGATATAAAAGTTGTCATGCTTGATTAAGTCAGTAGTATTAAAGTAGTTTAAATTTTTACAATTCATTTAATGCTTTTCAGTGTTGTACTTCTTGTTTGAAATTCTTCAGCATCTGCAGAGCCTAAGCCTGAAGTACAACTCCATCAGCAGCGGTGAGATGATGAAGCTGTGTCCTCTGATAGGGCAGCTGACCAGAATCACAACGATAGACCTCTCCAGTAACATGATCAGTCTTATGGGAGACAACTCTGAATTATGTGATAAACTTAGCGGCATGTTTACCTCCCTTGTGCATCTCATCAGGCTGGACCTGAGCAACAACATCTTGAGAGGAAAACTGAGGTCTATATTGACGTGTGTGGTTCTGCCGCTGCAGTATCTCGGAGTAGAGAATTGTGGACTGACTGCGGTGGATATCGCTTACCTGTCTTACTCACATCATTCCAACTCCATGCAAGAGCTTGCATTGAGTAACAACAACCTCAGACATTgttcgtcaagtttcattgccTTATTAAGGAACCTTAAATCATGTGTTAAGCATTTAGAAATCGAAAACTGTAGCCTGACAGACCATCATACTGAAAGTCTTGCACAAAGTGTGCAGACGTTGATTGAGTTGGTGTACCTGAATCTTCGGTACAATGCGTTTACCAGAAGTAGTCTATGTCAGGTAGGTGTTTCAGCAGGATCGCTCAGCAAGCTGCAATATTTAAGAGTCTCGTACGCTACTGACTGTTATGACAGTGACCTTTTGGACGACGAGCAGGAGGAATTGAAGAAAGAGTTTGTCAACCATCTTGGGGCGATTGTTTTCAACGAACAGAAGAAACTTGAACTCAGCGATAAAGTTCTCAATGTGGTATTCTCAGAACTGTtttgaagtttgttttatttaaaaatattcatcacAGCAGTTTTTTCTGAagttgatttttagctctactggccaaaggccagaagagcttctgcgatggtaatgtgtacgtagtatgtgcatccgtgcgtccgtgcgttcgtgcgtctgtaaacaattgcttgtgaacacgatacagtcttcagttttgattttatcttgatgaaacttgtacagtatctagatatccattagagcttggttcctttcgaaaaccagccagatccgcccatgcatgcctagattatggtccttgatagtataaaaaaatgctattgtgtaaacaattggttgtgaacacgatacagtgttcagttttgattgtatctcgatgaaacttgtacagtatctagatatccattagagctcggttcctttcgaaaaccagccagatgtgcccatgaatgcctagattatgcatgcctagatcatggcccttgatagtataaaaaaaatgctaatgtgtaaacaattgcttgtgaacacgatacagtcttcagttttgattttatcttgatgaaacttgtacagtatctagatatccataagagctcggttcctttcgaaagccagatccgcccatgaatgcctagattatgggccatgaaagttttaaagaaatgctttctatttttagccaggtctgcatgagcgaattctatttttagccaattttacatgtatatgtaaattcaagtctagagttaagggagacaatttgcaagtctaagattttgagagacaatttgctttttgcttttgcagttgattttgtgaattactctgccttgttcttgttgaaagcccaaaggccattttttagctttaagttctgtagtttgcgcattcatcttaacaaaattggttgtgaatgtttaagttatgcacctggtgtcattactggccacacccagggttcacaggtttggtaaacataaatctggaaaggtttgaaaatctttttgtgtgttcgtgcatccatctcagcacaattgatagTGAATGtctgttcaaattgatcaatgttgtcctaggatgcccttgactttgaccttttgaccaactttttttaacttttaaaactacagaaaattttactatgagtacagttttgaaagcattttttttttttgtcagatgacttttacttggcacatattaaaatagttcatgcaactaatctgcttacaatactttctgggctcagatgttgaacgtgctacgttttcaggtaacccaaacacaaaacataaactatatgtctgttgccttttacccatacatacatgctctggattgatatgaccacaaaagccatgccagtagagcataggcccttttgggcctcttgtttgtaTAGAACTGGAAATGACTGCCATTTGTctgctttttttcaaatttcatattCCAGGTTTAACCTTTTGCCTATCTGTTCCAACAATTTCATCAAAGTCATAAATAGATGGAAGGCAAATTCACAAGCAATGTATGTAAACCATAGGCACATCAAATATGGAATAATTGTAGATATTTCATCTTGAACATTCCTCTAATGAATATCTCAATATTGCATGTATATTGGAACATATCAGTAAATCAAATTTATGATTGATTTGATGATTGATTTTTGCCATACCAATAATTTATAGCACACCTGTGCATAAAACACGCACAAGTGAGCTATTGTaattatgcccccttcgaagaagaggggtatattgctttgcacaggcatgtcggtcggtcggtcggtatgtcggtcagtcggtagaccaaagcttgtccgagtgataactcaacaattcctggacgtatggtcatcaaacatcacatgaaggttggacctgaccagtagatgacccctattgattttgggggtcatcgggtcaaaggtcaaggtcacagtgacctttaatggtaaaataattttaaagcttgtccgagtgataattcaacaatgcctgcacccatggccctcaaacttgacatgtaggttgggcctgaccagtagatgacccctattgttttgggggtcatcaggccaaaggtcaaggtcacagtgaccttgaatggtaaaaggtcgtccgagtgataacttgacaatgcctgcacccatggccctcaaacttgacttggaggttgggcctgaccagtagctgacccctattgttttggtggctcatcgggtcaaaggtcaagttcacagtgaccttgaatggtaaaaggttgtccgagtgataactcgacaatgcctgcacccatggccctcataattgaattggaggttgggcctgaccagtagatgacccctattgttgttgggggtcatcaggccaaaggtcaaggtcacagtgacattgaatggtaaaaggttgtccgagagataattcgacaatgcctgcacccatggccctcataattgaattggaggttgggccttaccagtagaagacccctattgtttttgggggtcatcgggccaaaggtcaaggtcacagtcaccttgaaaggttaaaggttttctgtgtgataacttaacaatgcctgcacccatggccctcaaacttgacttggaattgggcctgaccagtacatgaccccttttgtgtttgggggtcatctggccaaaggtcaaggtcacagtcaccttgaatggtaaaaggttgtccgagtgataactcaacaatgcctgcacccatggccctcaaacttgacttggagaattggcctgaccaggagatgacccctatggtttttgggggtcatctggccaaaggtcaaggtcacagtgacctggaatggtaaaaggttgtccgagtgataactcgacaatgcctgcacccatggccctcaaacttgacttggaggttgggcctggccagaagatggtccctattgattttaggggtcattgggctaaaggtcaaggtcacagtgacctggaatggtaaaaggttatccgagtgataactcgacaatgcctgcacccatggccctcaaacttgacttggaggttgggcctggccagaagatggtccctattgattttaggggtcattgggccaaaggtcaaggtcacagtgaccttgaatgatgaaaggttgtccgagtgataactgaacaatgcctgcacccatggccctcaaacttgacatggaggttggggctgaccagtagatgacccctattgattttaggggtcaaaggtcaaggtcacagtgaccttcaaagcaaactcaacaattcctggacctatggtcatcaaacttgacatgaaggttgggcctgcccagtagatgacccctatcaactttgggggtcatcaggccaaggtcaatgtcacagtaacctttaacgcaaaaaaagttaacaaatcttctcccactgatatctcaacaatgcctgaacctatggtcattaaacttgacatggatgttaagcctgaccagtagatcacccttattgattttaggattcatagagccaaaggtcaaggtcacagtgatcttgaatggtaaaaggttgtccgagtgataactcaacaatgcctgaacccatggccttcaaacttaacttggagttgcatctgacttgtagatgaccccttatgatttaaggggtcattgggtcaaaggtcaaggtcacagtgaccttgaacgaaaaaaacttgtctgtgtgataacttgacaatgcctgcacccatggccctcgaacttgacatttatgtttctggtgaccagctgatgactctggattttgagttcatagagtaaaaggtcatggtcataacacactctatcctcacactttaatggtcataatcttaaaactgccttaacggcaacaaatcagctgtcatttcggtccatgcatatttcattcaattgtccatatattcctgacaacatggcgctcaggggggggggggcataatgtttaacaaacatctcttgttggtatttgttttttgtgtgttgttcattgtcaacattttattgGTGAACACTTGCATTCAGATGATTCTATTTTTTATCCATTCTTCATGAAATTTGTCAGCACTCTTTGAAATGTAGGTCATGCATGGTAAATAAATTTATCTGTTgatgaatatatacatgttcaagctGTTTTGAGggcttgtttttttgtatttaaaactatGGTACTCAGTGAAGCAATAAAGGGCCTGAATGCCCTCTTGTTCAtgaacttgattttttttgttatttcttacAATAGGATTCTTAAGATAAATTCCAAATATttcttcattatgttttatCCGGTGATTTGTTCATGATTAtggatttgtttaaaaatatttttagattcCTTAATATAAAGCCTATACTTTGCATAATTTTACAAATAGTGCAAAACTAGTTACGGTTATTCAAATTGATTCTGGTATCACCCTTGTGtactaaaatgtttgaaaaatcaGATAAATTGAGAAAAAGAGACATCTTGACCCAGTACACTTAATGACTTAATGATCTGTTGACAGGACCCATATTGACATTATATTGTTCTACTACTAGAATCAGCTTCCATCATGAATATTGGTGTGTATTCAGCTTGTTTTTTAGCAGATATTATATTTTGCTTATGTATTCTGTGTGATTCTTGTTTTGTTGctgttaaacaataaaattgataacTGATACAGAAATGTTCTATTCTCATTTTACTTATGTCAAAATTCAACACTATTATTTTTGtggatattttgaaataactttccacagacattaaaatgatatgtgCTCAAAACCAAGGTCTTTACCGCAAAGGTCAGGATTTTGCAGAGCATACATATGCATTAGCAACTGTGCTCcaagcatttattttaaggttCACTGTTAAAGTAATGTCACATTTAACATCAAAGTTTTTGGCCCAATGGTCATTATATCAAGCCTCTGACAATCATGTATAAAGATATAATTCCACACTGCAATTATGTTTATGACAAGTTCATTCGCAATGTATACAAACAATACAGCCCACTGCTGATAAGGCTCTAGTTGCAGAACATGCTGCCCATCAGAAGGTGATACGGCTGTGTTTAATAGACCTTAAAAGACCACACAGCCAAGAATGATAGACCATACAGCCCAGACAGCTCAGAATGAAAGACAATACAGCCCAgaaggaaaaacaaaacagtccAGACTAAGaccataaaattgaaataccatacAGCCCAACGGAAAGAGCATACACCCCAGATTGAAATACCATACACCTCAGATTGAAAGACCATACACTCCAGATGAAAGACCATATGCCCCAGATTGAAAGACCATACAACCCAGATTGAAAGACCATACACCCAAGATTGAAATACCATACACCTCAGATTGAAATACCATACACCCCAGATTGAAATACCATACACCCCAGATTGAAATACCATACACCCCAGATTGAAATACCATACACCTCAGATTGAAATACCATACACCCCAGATTGAAATACCATACACCCCAGATTGAAATACCATACACCCCAGATTGAAATACCATACACCCAAGATTGAAATACCATACACCTCAGATTGAAATACCATACACCCCAGATTGAAATACCATACACCTCAGATTGAAATACCATACGCCCCAGATTGAAATACCATACACCCCAGATTGAAATACCATACACCCCAGATTGAAATACCATACACCCCAGATTGAAAGACCATACGCCCCAGATTGAAAGACCATACGCCCCAGATTGAAGGACCATACGCCCCAGATTCAAATACCATACGCCCCAGATTGAAAGACCATACGCCCCAGATTGAAAGACCATACGCCCCAGATTGAAGGACCATACACGCCAGATTGAAAGACCATACGCCCCAGATTGAAAGACCAGACAGCCCAGCAGGAAAGACCATACAGCCAAGAATGAAAGACCATACAGCCCAGCAGGAAAGACCATACAGCCCAGAATGAAAGACAATACAGCCCTGCAGGAAAGACCATACACTCCAGATTGAAAGACCATACAGCCCAGCAGGAAAGATCATACAGCCCAGAATGAAAGACCATACAGCCCAGAAGGAAAGACCATACAACCCAGATGGAAAGACCATACAGCCCAAAATCAAAGACCATACTGCCCTGAATGAAAGACCATACAGCCCATAAGGAAAGACCATACAGCCCAGCAGGAAAGACCATACAGCCCAGAAGGAAAGACCATACAGCCCAGAAGGAAAGACCATACAGCCCAGAAGGAAAGACCATACAGCCCAGCAGGAAAGACCATACAGCTCAGAAGAAAAGACCATACAGCCCAGAAGGAAAGACCTTACAACTTGAAACAGCCGTATTTGTCCATCAATCTGAACTGTATCAGCAATGGGTTGTATTGTCCGTTATTTATTCACTATAATAATAAGTGCAAGACTGTAGAAAGTCCTTCTATAAATTCAGGTAGTTACTACAGCCTTTCACTCACCccttcatacatgtatattgtaacaAAGAATGTGCATAGCCCAAGGTTCAAGTATTTAGcacaaacgtcaaggtcacacaaggAGGCAAGTAGTTCTAGCCATTGATGAATATTACATTAGTTTGATTGTGAAGATATACAGCTGTAAGGTAATATTTATCACTTTCAAGTCTGTTTCTTGGgtagaaacaaatattaatgttcTATTTGAGAAGACATGAAAATGTGTCCCTATCAAGGTTTAATACTAGCATTAAAATTCTTTATCTTACATAATTCATTCATCAAGATAAAGCTCCCAATCAATGTTCAAGGTCTCACACAAAGGTCATTGCAATCCTGGGGTTTAGATTTTGGAAAAGAGTAAAACACTGACAAGTTTATATCTAAGGTTTTTGTCTCACAGTGTTTGTTAACATCCTCTCTAAAAGAAAGTTTAAGATATTCATTATCTAAATTTTCCTATGTGTCCCCTGCCTCCTTTCCCAGGCAAAACACTGATATGTGCCATCAAACAAGACTTGAATGCAGAAGGCATCCGTGGGCCTTTTTAAACGAAATTCTTTACTACTCTCAGAAccatttttaacacatttagGACACAAGATACAGTTCCTATAATTTTGGTGTAAGGCTTTGAATATAGACAGAATgttcttttaaatgtatttttcaaatttgacaacattatttacctatttaacatatattttccaCTTTCAGAATTTCGGTTTGTtatgagtttatcaaggtctgcctgTGGCTATTGGCTTTATTATGACTTGACACCACCTTGACGCCATCACTACTTAAATTGTGCTTAAATGCCAAATATGTGACATGAGATACATGTAGAAGTGACTATAGTCTTTTATTCTTGGACCTACAATCTCATCATTACTACCACAGACCTATATCCTATCTGGGAGTAGGAATaatattattggtcccagatccTATATATATGATATAGTTCCATGATACTGCAGTTATGGcaaattttgtaaatacttgaCTAGTAATTATTTTAGTAGTTAAAGAATGCTATCACAATAAGCATACTTTGATTGAAATTTAAGTATACATGTGagtttaaatagaaaaaatgctCCAGGGTGAGCCCAGTACGAGTATGTAAGAAGAAAAGAGGTTGATCATCCACATATTTACCACTATACCAGTATAAAGTACAATTAATATACGATTGTGTGGATCAGAAATTAAGTACATGTAATTTAATGTACGATGACAAATAAACTGTGACAGTCAGTGAGATGTGTTGTGTAAGAGGTAATGTTTcacttcaaaatgaaataacagtaaTTATCGAAAGAAAGGACTAGAAAAAGCTTCGTTGATAGTTACCTGtaagtgaaaatgaaagtagAAAGTGGGCGTGGCCAATGTCAACCTAATTGAATGACgtcgaaataaattatttttgtaaagtgaTAAATCAGCGAGATCTTTTAAGCAAGACTTATGTGTGTATTTCAGAATAACATCTCTCTCAAATTTGTATTGCTTCGTTCAGAATCTTTTGACAAAGATGTATAAAACcaaaatatccaaatataaacaaatgatcTATTTTCCCATCATTCAACTGAAGTGCACGTGACGTCATGAAGGAAAACATTGGATAGTCAACACATCTCTGTGCATACATGTcgaattttcttcaaaatttatGCTCTGGGTTCAACATCCAGGCTGATAAGACATTTAGAATTGAGCGATAGCATACTGGCATCGTCTTCCGACTCTGAGAGCGGTGGTGTGAGCCCTCCACCGCGCAAAAAGCTCAAAACTTGTGTCAGTATGCAGACGAATGGTAGCCTACCCCAACACAATGGCGAGGTCTCGGACAGTACGTCTCTAGCGATCCCAAATGGAAATAGCGAGGGAGCGATCAATGGTGATTTAGGGGACAAACCTGCGCCCCAAAGGACATTATCTAATTCTGATATGGATATTATTCGCCTTATTGGGCAACATTTGAGAGGCCTTGGACTAAAGTAAGCACAAAACAGAAATCTAGGCCATTCGTGTCACCAATTGGCTTTGTTGTTAATGCGTAAATACACTGTGTAACTTGCAGTTTGAGGGTATGCCCCAACGACTAAAACtaaatttatttctgtaaatagTTTTGTGTTTCCTTATCGCCAATGCAATAAAGGGaaactgaaataattatgtCAGTCAGTGTCTTGACAGTGATCAGCTGTTTTTGATGTCATAGGGGATTCTGTTACCACATCTCTAGAATCTTCAAACCTTGCTGTTTGTTTTCTGTTAATGACAATCTGTTACATTCCAATTCATGTTTGAGCCTGATGAACATTTGAGACATAAATAaaggttttgtttaattttaattgcaCAGCAGAATGAACTAATTTTATTGGAATGTGCATCTGACTTGTTTAAAACTCATGACTCCTCATATTGCATCAGACACTACCTGGTTTCACTGTCCCCATACCCATAAAACTCATGTTTGCATTATGCATAGCAAGACAACTATGGTGTTAGTGCCATGTACTAAATTGcacttaaaaaacatatttgatgtAAATCCAGTAGATGTAACTTCAGGATTCATAAATCCTTTTTTGATAtaatttgccatatcaaaaatcataaaaaaatcctttcaacatataattgtttgaaCTTCTTGCACATACCCCCTCATATATTCAATTTGTTACTGTGTCTAAGGTAAGGTTGCAATGCTGTTTCCAGTGACTTACTAATACACCAGATattatacaccagtcaattataaccaaggcccccccacaggtccggggaatagcagggccTCTGACTTTCAGTCCG
Coding sequences within:
- the LOC128209064 gene encoding leucine-rich repeat-containing protein 14-like; translated protein: MSQMNSILAGMQTTLQYDHFKGVLYPLDFGDYSSTKPQTFKSLVEIVADFVVKDSTMTLHALEMMPQEIITVLMQQALEGNRDRAVDVLLTKWPLTTLNLNKFAPNIFNNLSILHSHLELTKTAKQGLRYTTCIAHNFLETLKRKCDTRLKYVDISGYPTAEVITYYLATHCMLAHNEARQNMMIRKYEEAIKLLPEEESNGKLERFTTDQSLPDDHFAVKLDVFISSEAALYELCKALKVSGFRESTLRLIVNKLDATCLGSGKIDILLEQINPEHLQSLSLKYNSISSGEMMKLCPLIGQLTRITTIDLSSNMISLMGDNSELCDKLSGMFTSLVHLIRLDLSNNILRGKLRSILTCVVLPLQYLGVENCGLTAVDIAYLSYSHHSNSMQELALSNNNLRHCSSSFIALLRNLKSCVKHLEIENCSLTDHHTESLAQSVQTLIELVYLNLRYNAFTRSSLCQVGVSAGSLSKLQYLRVSYATDCYDSDLLDDEQEELKKEFVNHLGAIVFNEQKKLELSDKVLNVVFSELF